The Shewanella sp. MTB7 genome includes a window with the following:
- the nhaD gene encoding sodium:proton antiporter NhaD, with translation MLYIFLISLAVLALLSIIFEEVTHLNKAKTTLFFGCISWIVLFMSAGDPAHEKIIETELNENLLEIATLWLFLMSTMTFVAYLNAKGMIQILVQKLFPQKVSVRILMLQVALFSLILSAICDNVTATLVSLGLLTTFKLDSQMQRRMAVLIIFAVNSGGVSLITGDVTTLMIFLDGHVQMSELLILFIPAAVSVMLLAVLFSLKAEGHVSTTPIKQDYHKVDVVIAIIFFCTIIATMVLNILFGIPPVLTFLTGLSILFLVGHIFRTNKEEMQILEYIRQIEFDTLLFFLGILLLVGMLKEIGTLDLLTQVYAMYDPNISNFVTGIGSALLDNVPLTAALLKAEPVLSTPEWLGLTYSVGVGGSLLVIGSASGIIAMSKVKELTFVSYLRYVPALLLCYCLGYGLTLLLANHFYG, from the coding sequence ATGCTCTACATATTCCTGATCTCCCTCGCCGTTCTGGCACTATTAAGTATTATTTTTGAAGAGGTCACCCACCTTAATAAAGCAAAAACCACACTCTTTTTTGGCTGTATTTCATGGATTGTGCTCTTTATGTCTGCAGGGGATCCCGCACATGAGAAAATAATTGAAACTGAGCTAAATGAAAATTTACTTGAAATTGCCACCCTATGGCTGTTTTTAATGTCGACGATGACCTTCGTTGCCTACCTTAATGCGAAGGGAATGATCCAAATCTTAGTGCAGAAACTGTTCCCACAAAAGGTCTCGGTACGCATCTTAATGCTGCAGGTCGCACTCTTTTCACTGATCCTTTCGGCCATCTGTGACAATGTCACCGCCACATTAGTTTCACTCGGCTTGTTAACCACCTTCAAACTCGACAGTCAGATGCAACGCAGAATGGCGGTATTGATCATTTTTGCCGTCAATTCAGGCGGTGTATCACTGATAACGGGGGATGTCACCACCCTGATGATCTTCCTCGATGGCCACGTACAAATGTCAGAACTGTTAATCCTCTTTATTCCTGCCGCAGTTAGCGTGATGCTGCTCGCCGTTCTGTTTTCACTAAAAGCCGAAGGGCATGTGAGCACCACACCCATTAAACAGGATTACCATAAGGTCGATGTCGTGATAGCCATCATCTTCTTCTGTACCATTATTGCGACTATGGTGCTCAATATCTTATTTGGCATCCCACCTGTACTGACATTTTTAACTGGCTTGTCTATTTTATTTCTTGTGGGTCATATCTTCAGAACGAACAAAGAGGAGATGCAAATCCTCGAGTATATTCGTCAAATTGAGTTTGATACCTTGCTATTTTTCCTCGGTATATTACTGCTAGTGGGTATGCTCAAGGAGATAGGTACTTTAGATCTCTTAACCCAGGTCTATGCCATGTACGACCCTAATATTTCAAACTTTGTCACCGGCATTGGCTCTGCACTATTGGATAACGTCCCCCTTACCGCTGCACTACTCAAAGCCGAACCCGTGTTAAGTACACCAGAGTGGTTAGGTCTTACCTATTCAGTTGGCGTCGGAGGGTCATTATTAGTGATAGGTTCCGCCTCCGGTATTATCGCCATGAGCAAAGTGAAGGAGTTGACCTTCGTCAGCTACCTTAGGTATGTGCCAGCGCTATTACTATGTTATTGCTTAGGCTATGGCCTGACTTTGCTGCTCGCCAATCACTTCTATGGCTAG
- a CDS encoding c-type cytochrome — MLFCGTSSAATDQDLLNMCKACHGKDGSSEFPSIPNLKWQNAAYMVQQLEQFKTGQRQDETMTKVANLLTTEQMKAMADHFNQGKEE, encoded by the coding sequence ATGCTATTTTGTGGCACAAGTTCAGCGGCGACAGACCAAGATCTATTGAATATGTGTAAAGCTTGCCACGGTAAAGATGGAAGCAGTGAGTTTCCCTCTATCCCTAACCTCAAATGGCAAAATGCAGCCTATATGGTGCAACAGTTAGAACAATTTAAAACTGGCCAACGCCAAGATGAAACAATGACTAAAGTCGCCAACCTACTCACAACTGAGCAGATGAAAGCGATGGCTGACCACTTCAATCAAGGCAAGGAAGAGTAA
- a CDS encoding c-type cytochrome yields the protein MALLHTLSLKTSLLTAGILFSCCSFATAPLVSAEAEFSESLAVSGLKLSKEVLSKKFDLAQGEALATTRCVACHGSAMLTIMPTYPSLMGQKTAYLFKQLIEFKLGERTNPIMQAQAGMLSEAEMKDVAFYYAQQAPLNLTK from the coding sequence ATGGCTTTGCTACATACATTAAGTTTAAAAACGTCACTGCTAACCGCTGGGATTCTGTTCTCTTGCTGCAGCTTTGCCACCGCTCCCCTAGTGAGTGCAGAAGCTGAGTTTAGTGAATCTCTGGCCGTATCTGGGCTCAAGTTAAGTAAAGAGGTGTTATCCAAAAAGTTTGACCTTGCCCAAGGTGAAGCGTTAGCCACCACACGCTGCGTCGCCTGTCACGGCAGTGCTATGTTAACCATAATGCCCACTTACCCAAGTTTGATGGGACAAAAAACGGCCTACCTTTTTAAACAACTTATCGAGTTTAAACTCGGAGAACGCACCAATCCTATCATGCAAGCACAAGCGGGAATGTTGTCGGAGGCTGAGATGAAAGATGTGGCTTTCTACTATGCTCAACAGGCACCACTCAACTTGACTAAATAA
- the aspA gene encoding aspartate ammonia-lyase yields the protein MTLVYSNHNQETRLETDLLGEKLIPKEAYYGIHTLRAMENFNISSERIGDCPEFIRGMVMTKKAAALANGELGTISPDIAKAIGRACDTLLASERFYDQFPIDVFQGGAGTSVNMNTNEVIANIALIQLGHAKGCYQYINPNDHVNKSQSTNDAYPTGFRVALFERTDSVLAVLTVLIDTFMTKSSEFDDVLKMGRTQLQDAVPMTLGQEFRAFGVTLKEEIKSIKRCQELLLEVNLGATAIGTGLNTPEGYSQLAIKKLAEITGHAFVPADDLIEATSDCGAYVMLSSGLKRFAIKLSKICNDLRLLSSGPRCGFNEINLPQMQAGSSIMPAKVNPVIPEVVNQVAFKVCGNDLTITMAAEAGQLQLNVMEPVIGQSLFESLSLLENACITLNDKCIKGITANRQVCQDFVLNSIGIITYLNPFIGHHEGDIIGKICVETGKSVREVVLERGLLSVEELDEIFSIENLMNPQYKAQRFAVGT from the coding sequence ATGACGCTAGTGTACTCAAACCACAATCAAGAAACACGTTTAGAGACGGATCTGCTGGGGGAGAAATTAATCCCGAAGGAGGCCTATTACGGTATCCATACTCTTAGGGCGATGGAAAATTTTAACATCAGCAGTGAGAGGATTGGGGATTGTCCTGAGTTTATTCGTGGCATGGTGATGACTAAGAAAGCAGCGGCCTTGGCGAATGGAGAACTCGGTACTATATCCCCAGATATTGCCAAAGCGATTGGTAGAGCGTGTGACACCTTATTAGCGAGTGAGCGGTTTTACGATCAATTTCCGATAGATGTATTTCAGGGCGGTGCAGGCACATCGGTGAACATGAATACTAACGAGGTGATTGCGAATATTGCGTTAATTCAATTAGGGCACGCAAAGGGCTGTTATCAGTATATCAATCCCAATGATCATGTGAATAAGTCTCAAAGTACCAATGATGCCTACCCAACAGGATTTAGAGTTGCCTTGTTTGAGCGTACCGATTCAGTGTTAGCTGTACTAACAGTGCTGATTGATACCTTTATGACTAAATCGTCAGAGTTTGATGATGTATTAAAGATGGGACGTACACAGTTGCAAGATGCGGTGCCGATGACTTTAGGTCAAGAGTTCCGCGCATTTGGTGTCACCTTAAAGGAGGAGATTAAGAGTATTAAACGTTGTCAGGAGTTATTGCTCGAGGTCAACTTAGGTGCGACAGCGATTGGCACCGGTCTTAATACGCCAGAGGGCTACTCTCAATTAGCTATCAAAAAACTGGCAGAGATCACTGGTCATGCTTTTGTGCCTGCAGATGACTTGATTGAGGCGACTTCAGATTGTGGCGCTTATGTGATGTTGTCCAGTGGTCTAAAACGTTTCGCGATTAAACTCTCTAAGATCTGTAATGATCTTCGCCTGCTCTCTTCTGGCCCTCGCTGTGGATTCAATGAGATTAACCTACCTCAAATGCAGGCGGGTTCTTCGATTATGCCTGCTAAGGTAAATCCTGTTATTCCAGAAGTGGTCAATCAGGTGGCCTTTAAAGTTTGTGGTAACGATCTCACCATTACGATGGCGGCAGAAGCGGGTCAACTACAGCTTAATGTCATGGAGCCAGTGATAGGTCAGAGTTTGTTTGAATCTTTATCGCTGCTCGAAAATGCGTGTATTACTCTTAATGATAAGTGCATTAAGGGGATCACTGCTAATCGTCAGGTTTGTCAGGATTTTGTGCTTAATTCTATTGGCATTATTACTTACTTGAATCCATTTATTGGTCACCATGAGGGCGATATTATCGGTAAGATTTGCGTCGAAACTGGAAAAAGTGTACGAGAAGTCGTTTTGGAGCGAGGTTTACTTTCAGTGGAGGAACTCGATGAGATATTCTCAATTGAAAACTTGATGAACCCGCAATATAAAGCGCAGCGATTTGCTGTCGGCACTTAA
- a CDS encoding cytochrome C — protein sequence MKKYLYVFALLFGTCSFGAAAAEQYPVDKATGLIMAPGWEIVKNQCNACHTSLIIPQNVGSREVWRDTIQWMIDTQGLWELNETWDPVLDYLETYYNESGIDMRIFRRKPLEAAQMPPLPLHREQE from the coding sequence ATGAAAAAATACCTTTATGTATTTGCTTTGTTATTCGGTACCTGCAGTTTTGGTGCCGCTGCCGCCGAACAGTACCCGGTAGATAAGGCCACAGGTCTTATCATGGCTCCGGGCTGGGAAATCGTTAAAAACCAATGTAATGCTTGCCACACCAGTTTGATTATTCCACAAAACGTGGGCAGCCGAGAAGTATGGCGCGATACGATACAGTGGATGATCGACACCCAAGGTTTATGGGAGCTTAATGAGACTTGGGATCCTGTTCTCGATTATCTGGAAACTTATTACAATGAATCGGGTATCGACATGAGAATTTTTAGGCGTAAACCATTAGAAGCCGCCCAGATGCCCCCTCTTCCACTACACAGGGAGCAGGAATAA
- a CDS encoding multifunctional CCA addition/repair protein, with translation MKFYLVGGAVRDNLLQLPIKDRDYMVVGASPEQMFKLGYKQVGKDFPVFLHPKTQQEYALARTERKTGRGYGGFSCDASPDVTLEEDLLRRDLTINAIAQDDKGVLFDPYNGIADIENKLLRHVSDAFIEDPLRVLRVARFAARFHTLGFTVADETLALMTRISQSGELQALTPERVFLELDKALSTDSPHIFIQVLNQCHALEILFPEIHALFGVPQPEKWHPEIDTGIHTLMVLQQAAKISDENSVRFAALVHDLGKALSPKESLPKHHGHGQSGLALIKALCTRVKVPNEYRDLALLVCDQHQNIHNIEQLRPETLIKIFDKADLWRKPNRLGQLAKACEADARGRLGFEEQPYPQAKYLQESFKAANSIAVKPIIEAGFQGAEIKQQLQIKRIEIITAFKRNVNNPSIH, from the coding sequence GTGAAATTTTATCTGGTCGGTGGCGCGGTGCGCGACAATTTACTCCAACTCCCCATTAAAGATCGTGACTACATGGTGGTCGGCGCTTCACCTGAGCAGATGTTCAAGCTCGGCTATAAACAGGTCGGTAAAGACTTCCCTGTTTTTCTCCACCCTAAAACACAGCAAGAGTACGCCTTAGCCCGCACTGAGCGTAAAACGGGTCGAGGTTATGGGGGGTTTAGCTGTGACGCGAGCCCTGATGTGACACTTGAAGAAGATCTTCTGCGCCGGGATCTCACCATCAATGCCATTGCACAAGATGACAAAGGTGTACTATTTGACCCCTATAATGGGATCGCAGATATAGAGAATAAGCTGCTTCGTCATGTCTCTGATGCGTTTATTGAAGATCCACTGCGGGTACTTAGAGTCGCTAGGTTTGCCGCACGTTTTCATACTCTCGGTTTTACTGTAGCCGATGAAACCCTCGCACTTATGACTCGCATTAGTCAAAGTGGTGAGCTTCAAGCCCTTACGCCTGAACGTGTTTTTCTTGAGCTTGACAAGGCACTATCAACAGACAGTCCACACATATTTATTCAAGTACTCAATCAATGCCATGCCCTTGAAATTCTGTTTCCCGAGATCCATGCACTCTTCGGCGTCCCTCAACCAGAAAAGTGGCACCCGGAGATAGATACGGGCATACATACTCTGATGGTGTTACAGCAAGCGGCGAAGATCTCCGATGAAAACAGCGTCAGATTTGCAGCATTAGTTCACGATCTGGGTAAAGCATTAAGCCCAAAAGAGTCGTTGCCAAAACATCATGGCCATGGTCAATCTGGCTTAGCACTTATTAAAGCACTTTGTACTCGAGTCAAGGTGCCGAATGAATACCGAGATTTAGCTCTACTGGTCTGTGACCAACATCAGAACATCCATAATATTGAACAATTACGCCCAGAAACCTTGATAAAGATATTTGATAAAGCCGATCTTTGGCGTAAACCCAACAGGCTTGGGCAACTTGCAAAAGCCTGTGAAGCCGATGCCAGAGGCAGGTTAGGATTTGAAGAACAGCCCTACCCACAAGCCAAATACCTTCAAGAGAGTTTTAAGGCCGCCAATTCGATAGCCGTTAAACCCATTATAGAGGCCGGTTTTCAAGGGGCTGAAATTAAACAGCAGCTACAGATAAAACGTATTGAAATTATCACAGCATTTAAAAGGAACGTTAACAATCCCTCAATACACTGA
- a CDS encoding sulfite oxidase — translation MTIDRRKFLKGAVATSVTAMLPLNWAFAQNRPAGMATLDVSAVTWSKVEDLPEHFKVLNSSPLNAFPPEHLLAPVKTPADVAFIRWNGQMPDFESIDPDTWEFAVDGESIETPKTYTIAELKRKFKTHTQQLVLECGGNSRENFYPNAKGNQWSNTAVFCAEWTGVLVKDVLADCGVKSNAVYTAHYGADKHISGKGAAISRGVPIEAAMNENAMIAWDMNGEAIPYMHGYPLRIVFGGRPGSVSQKCATGMGVRDRVHDGKKMGAPAYQVPKHPVAPGEKVDSKDFKIIEEMIVKSLITSPQTGGELTLGKVLEVSGHAWAGVRDVTKVEVSYDYGTTWQTASLTKPVNPMAWQQWNINLNLPQTGYYEIWARATDTKGDSQPMVQPQWNPKGYLFNGCHRVAVRVV, via the coding sequence ATGACTATCGATAGACGTAAATTTTTAAAAGGCGCAGTAGCCACTTCAGTCACAGCAATGCTACCGCTTAACTGGGCATTTGCTCAGAACCGCCCTGCAGGAATGGCCACTCTCGATGTATCTGCCGTTACTTGGTCGAAAGTAGAAGATCTTCCTGAACATTTTAAAGTGCTTAACTCGAGTCCGTTAAACGCCTTTCCACCAGAACACCTACTTGCCCCGGTAAAAACACCTGCCGATGTCGCCTTTATTCGTTGGAATGGCCAAATGCCTGACTTTGAGAGTATCGATCCTGACACTTGGGAGTTCGCTGTCGACGGTGAGTCTATTGAAACCCCAAAGACTTACACTATTGCCGAACTCAAGCGCAAGTTCAAAACCCATACTCAACAGCTAGTGCTTGAATGTGGTGGTAACAGTCGTGAGAACTTCTACCCTAATGCTAAAGGAAACCAGTGGAGTAATACTGCAGTTTTTTGTGCTGAGTGGACCGGTGTATTGGTTAAAGATGTATTAGCCGATTGCGGTGTTAAGAGCAATGCTGTGTATACCGCTCACTATGGCGCAGATAAGCACATCAGTGGTAAAGGCGCGGCGATTTCCCGTGGTGTACCTATCGAAGCCGCAATGAATGAAAACGCCATGATAGCCTGGGACATGAATGGCGAAGCGATCCCTTACATGCACGGCTACCCACTGCGTATCGTCTTTGGCGGTCGTCCAGGTTCTGTCTCACAAAAGTGTGCTACCGGTATGGGCGTACGTGATCGTGTTCACGACGGTAAGAAGATGGGCGCACCGGCTTATCAGGTACCTAAACACCCTGTTGCTCCGGGTGAGAAAGTCGACAGCAAAGACTTTAAAATCATTGAAGAGATGATCGTTAAGTCGCTTATCACTTCGCCGCAAACTGGTGGTGAACTCACGCTAGGTAAAGTACTTGAAGTCAGCGGCCATGCATGGGCTGGTGTTCGTGACGTCACGAAAGTGGAAGTGAGCTATGACTATGGCACGACTTGGCAAACAGCCTCTTTAACTAAGCCTGTAAACCCAATGGCCTGGCAGCAATGGAACATAAACCTAAACTTACCTCAAACTGGTTATTACGAGATCTGGGCTAGAGCAACTGACACAAAAGGCGATAGTCAGCCTATGGTTCAACCACAATGGAACCCCAAGGGCTACCTATTTAACGGTTGCCATAGAGTTGCTGTAAGGGTCGTATAA
- a CDS encoding ExeA family protein, which translates to MYKAFFGLSDNPFSIAPNPHYLFLSDRHREALAHLTYGLGDTGGFVLLTGEVGTGKTTVSRCLLNQLPENTDTAFILNPSLTEVELLATLCDELSIGYEKDPSLKQLTDLLSKYLLANHEKGRNTVLIIDEAQHLRPAVLEQLRLLTNLETDTKKLLQVILIGQPELQQLLKRQELRQLAQRITARYHLLPLTLEEVGLYVHHRLQVAGRHEPLFNQGAIKALHKYSGGIPRLINLLCERALMASYAKSTVPVDKKMVILASAEVLGEDIKQTNYLVPTGIAVAIGLFCVLGYLVLSNPDVAARDSTLTTVEIKPDVKVGAMAEPQRQRGEAKSDTNQRVLNEAIANSRNIDTAYASIFGLWGKVPYIGLSACQAAQQQGLSCFQQQGNWNSLIRLNFPAVVYLVDGQQQAFYGTVVSRSGDQLLLQLNEQQLWVDRDWFNRHFSGTFEILWQAPGGQPREIGQGSNLAQIQWLENSLAKIDNTAPRLVDRFDTQLEEQLKRFQRKHGLRADAIAGSQTLVQLNLYLSAQGPRLTQAKGHF; encoded by the coding sequence ATGTACAAGGCGTTTTTTGGATTAAGCGATAACCCTTTTTCAATCGCTCCGAACCCTCATTATCTTTTCCTCAGCGATCGCCATCGTGAGGCATTAGCGCACTTAACTTATGGTTTAGGTGACACTGGGGGATTCGTTTTGTTAACCGGTGAGGTGGGTACCGGTAAAACCACGGTTTCACGTTGTTTGCTTAACCAGTTACCAGAGAACACCGACACTGCTTTTATTCTCAACCCCTCTTTGACTGAGGTTGAACTACTGGCGACCCTGTGTGATGAACTGTCTATTGGGTATGAGAAAGACCCAAGCCTGAAGCAGCTCACGGATCTGTTAAGTAAATACCTGCTCGCTAATCATGAGAAGGGCCGTAATACCGTCTTGATTATCGATGAGGCCCAACATCTAAGACCTGCAGTGCTCGAACAGCTTCGTTTGCTGACAAACCTTGAAACCGACACTAAGAAGCTTTTGCAGGTTATCCTAATCGGTCAACCTGAACTTCAGCAGTTACTGAAACGTCAAGAGTTACGTCAATTAGCCCAACGGATCACCGCAAGGTATCATCTACTGCCGCTAACGCTAGAAGAGGTTGGCTTATATGTGCATCATCGACTGCAAGTTGCCGGGCGGCATGAGCCCCTGTTTAACCAAGGTGCGATTAAGGCATTGCATAAATACAGTGGTGGCATTCCTCGTTTAATTAATCTGTTATGTGAGCGCGCCTTGATGGCAAGCTATGCAAAATCAACGGTTCCTGTTGATAAGAAAATGGTTATCTTAGCGTCTGCCGAAGTGCTAGGTGAGGATATCAAGCAGACAAATTATCTTGTGCCCACAGGGATAGCAGTGGCAATAGGACTGTTCTGTGTCTTAGGTTATTTAGTATTGTCTAACCCAGATGTTGCGGCAAGAGATTCAACTTTAACAACAGTGGAGATTAAGCCTGACGTTAAAGTTGGTGCCATGGCTGAACCACAAAGACAGCGCGGTGAAGCTAAATCAGATACAAATCAACGAGTGCTCAATGAGGCCATCGCCAATAGCCGAAATATCGATACAGCCTATGCCAGTATTTTTGGCTTGTGGGGTAAGGTGCCCTATATAGGCTTATCAGCTTGTCAGGCGGCCCAGCAGCAAGGTTTGTCTTGTTTTCAACAACAAGGAAACTGGAACTCCTTAATTAGGCTAAACTTTCCGGCTGTGGTGTATCTAGTCGACGGACAACAACAGGCCTTTTATGGCACTGTGGTGTCAAGAAGTGGCGACCAACTGCTGCTTCAGCTTAATGAGCAACAGCTCTGGGTCGATAGAGATTGGTTTAATCGTCATTTTAGCGGTACATTCGAAATACTCTGGCAGGCACCCGGTGGGCAACCCCGTGAGATAGGGCAAGGTTCTAATCTGGCTCAGATACAGTGGTTGGAAAATAGCTTGGCCAAAATTGATAATACAGCGCCACGTTTGGTGGATCGGTTTGATACTCAGTTGGAGGAGCAGTTAAAACGCTTTCAGCGCAAACATGGTTTAAGAGCTGATGCTATTGCCGGCAGTCAAACGTTAGTGCAACTTAATTTGTACCTTAGTGCTCAAGGCCCAAGGTTAACGCAAGCTAAGGGTCACTTCTAA
- a CDS encoding general secretion pathway protein GspB has product MSILLDAVTRAKQQSSDINLDPVLTPRAQYKQLSKTQNKGLLVLLTVIILTLLVVIAWISRDQPPESVTDVTIEPQAVELVVPAMAQNHVAQDEELNLSRGGIQLAGKVALPIASIMPMRYQEPTEPKSVSASVSRSPASFGDQAVSEPIILGANANHKGQELLASLKYQVDSAAEDLGLSYAASKPVAESEPKTKLSPSQSETSPRDYQSEGNLLAAFEAALKEIEISKSVATPVTEPKLDPIPTPQQDTLPKYGQLPAGLQLQVPEFSIKAHVYASDPNNRWLNVDGAELQQGDTIGGKLEIIEIRPRDVVLSIQGTKFKVPAI; this is encoded by the coding sequence ATGTCGATTCTACTCGATGCCGTTACTCGGGCTAAACAGCAAAGTTCAGATATTAACCTGGATCCTGTACTCACCCCCAGAGCGCAATATAAACAACTTAGTAAAACCCAAAACAAGGGACTGCTTGTTCTGCTCACCGTCATTATTTTAACGCTACTGGTGGTCATAGCTTGGATAAGTCGTGATCAACCGCCGGAGTCAGTCACTGACGTAACCATTGAGCCTCAAGCCGTTGAGTTAGTTGTACCTGCAATGGCTCAAAATCATGTAGCACAAGATGAAGAACTTAATTTATCAAGGGGCGGCATTCAGTTAGCAGGCAAAGTTGCTCTGCCTATCGCGTCGATTATGCCGATGCGCTATCAAGAGCCGACAGAGCCTAAAAGCGTTAGCGCATCAGTTAGTCGCTCTCCTGCATCCTTTGGTGACCAAGCCGTGAGTGAGCCGATAATACTTGGGGCTAACGCGAATCACAAAGGTCAGGAGTTGTTAGCATCGCTTAAATATCAGGTTGATTCGGCGGCAGAAGATTTAGGTTTGAGTTACGCTGCATCGAAGCCAGTCGCTGAGTCAGAGCCTAAGACAAAGTTAAGCCCATCTCAGTCAGAAACCTCTCCCCGAGATTATCAGAGTGAAGGGAATTTGTTAGCCGCATTTGAAGCAGCATTAAAAGAGATTGAAATTAGCAAATCTGTCGCGACACCTGTGACTGAACCTAAGCTGGATCCGATCCCAACCCCTCAGCAAGATACGCTGCCAAAGTATGGTCAACTACCAGCAGGTCTACAACTTCAGGTTCCTGAATTCAGTATTAAGGCTCATGTATACGCCAGTGACCCGAATAACCGTTGGCTCAATGTTGATGGTGCTGAACTGCAACAAGGTGACACCATTGGCGGTAAATTAGAGATTATTGAAATTCGCCCAAGAGATGTGGTGTTGTCGATACAGGGGACTAAGTTCAAGGTGCCAGCGATATAA
- the hemL gene encoding glutamate-1-semialdehyde 2,1-aminomutase — protein MTRSDELFEQAKKTIPGGVNSPVRAFNGVGGSPRFIDKADGAYIYDADGKAYIDYVGSWGPMILGHNHPKIRQAVLDAVENGLSFGAPTELEVKMAEKVIEMVPSIEQVRMVSSGTEATMSAIRLARGFTNRDKILKFEGCYHGHADCLLVKAGSGALTLGQPSSPGIPEDFAKHTLTATYNDLESVQALFEQYPDAISCIIVEPVAGNMNCIPPVEGFLQGLRAICDQYGALLIIDEVMTGFRVSKSGAQGYYGVTPDLTTLGKVIGGGMPVGAFGGRKDVMQFIAPTGPVYQAGTLSGNPIAMSAGLAQMEELCAEGLYEELTAKTKRIAEGFKAAANKHGIAMSVNYVGGMFGLFFTEEEKVTCFDQVTKCDADIFPVFYHGMLDEGVYLAPSAYEAGFLSMAHGEKELEETLAAADRVFAKMAK, from the coding sequence ATGACCCGCTCCGACGAACTTTTTGAACAAGCTAAAAAAACCATTCCAGGTGGCGTTAACTCGCCAGTACGTGCTTTCAATGGCGTAGGCGGTTCACCACGTTTTATTGATAAAGCCGACGGGGCTTATATCTATGATGCCGACGGCAAAGCTTATATTGACTATGTAGGTTCTTGGGGCCCGATGATCTTAGGTCACAACCACCCTAAAATTCGTCAAGCAGTATTAGACGCCGTCGAAAACGGCCTCTCTTTTGGTGCGCCGACTGAACTTGAAGTCAAGATGGCTGAGAAAGTCATCGAGATGGTTCCTTCGATCGAACAGGTTCGTATGGTGAGCTCAGGTACTGAAGCGACCATGAGTGCGATTCGTCTGGCACGTGGCTTTACTAATCGTGACAAAATTCTCAAGTTTGAAGGTTGCTACCATGGCCATGCAGACTGTTTGCTAGTTAAAGCAGGTTCCGGTGCATTGACCTTAGGTCAGCCTAGCTCACCAGGTATTCCTGAAGATTTCGCGAAACACACGCTAACAGCGACCTATAACGATCTTGAGTCAGTTCAAGCGCTATTCGAGCAGTATCCAGATGCTATCTCTTGTATCATTGTTGAGCCCGTTGCCGGCAACATGAACTGCATTCCACCCGTTGAAGGTTTTCTTCAAGGGCTACGTGCTATCTGTGATCAATATGGTGCCTTGTTAATCATCGATGAAGTGATGACAGGTTTCCGCGTTTCAAAGAGCGGTGCACAAGGTTACTATGGCGTAACACCAGATCTAACAACCTTAGGTAAAGTGATCGGTGGCGGCATGCCAGTGGGCGCATTTGGTGGCCGTAAAGATGTCATGCAGTTTATCGCACCGACAGGTCCTGTTTATCAAGCAGGGACTTTATCGGGTAACCCTATTGCCATGTCTGCAGGTTTAGCACAGATGGAAGAGTTGTGCGCTGAAGGTTTATATGAAGAGCTAACCGCTAAGACCAAGCGAATTGCAGAAGGCTTTAAAGCCGCTGCCAACAAACATGGTATTGCGATGTCAGTTAACTATGTTGGCGGCATGTTCGGTTTGTTCTTTACCGAAGAGGAGAAAGTGACTTGCTTCGATCAAGTCACTAAATGTGATGCTGACATATTCCCAGTCTTCTACCACGGCATGTTAGATGAAGGTGTTTATCTTGCACCTAGCGCTTATGAAGCTGGTTTTCTCTCTATGGCTCACGGTGAGAAAGAGCTAGAAGAAACGTTGGCTGCTGCTGATCGTGTTTTTGCTAAGATGGCTAAATAG